TAGGTGTGAGTCTGTAATTTAATAGGCCTCAAAGTGGACtagattcactcattcattcaatcattatCTCATACCCTCAATATGTCCTGCAATGTCAGGTGCCACGGGGGAATATAACGAATAAAAATATACAGTTCCCATTCTCAGGAAGCTTAAAATTAGGCCGGGGGAGCCCTTCCTGGTCCCacttccccactccctttccctcctccccacccttatAACTTTTTAATAAATCCCTTTTACTTGAATTTTTGTCTCAGGATCTGCTTCTGGAACATCCAACCTAAGACACAACGAACGGTTTGCTATAAACCCTCGCAGCTGCTTTTTACTGCGCATGTGCAATAGGGGTACTGTTGCCCAAGGCACAGAGATTAAGCTCTCACTTAATTTGCACAATAACCCTATTGTTATCACCATTTCTCAGAGGAGAGAAACAAAGGCCTGGAGAGGTACAGTGACTCATGCAAGGTCATACGGAGAAAAATGGCAAAACTGGGATCTGAACTGAGGCCTGTCCTGATTTTAATTACATTATCCCATCTCTTTATTCATCTGTGTAAATCTGACACGGAATACAGTGCCTGGGCCTCATGGACACTGAATATGTTGTATTGGGGTTCTCCACACAAACAAAACCAATAGAATATAGGTGGAGATTTATTACACGAATTGGCTGAGAATGTCCACGATCTGCCGTCTGCAAACTGGAGAATCAGGAAAACCTGTCTAGCAATTTAATCCCAGtccgaaggcctgagaaccatGGGAGCTGATGGTTTTAAGTCCCAGTATGAGTGCAAAGGCCCAAGAATCAGAGGGCTGATGGGGTAAAtcccagtctgagtccaaagaccAAGAGCCAGGAGTGCcaatgtccaagggcaggagaagatgggtgTCCCAGCTCAAACAGAGAGCAGAtttgcccttcctccacctttttgttccgTTCAGCCCTCACAGATTGGATGGTGCCCACCCACATGGGTGAGGGCGATCTTAACACCGTCTAccgattcaaatgctaatctcttccagaaacaccctcacaggcacACCTGAATGTAAGGTTTCACCAGGTCTCTGGGCATTCTTTagcccagtcaaattgacacataaaattaactgtcaCATACATGTTCTATGAATGGCTGAATTCATTAATGAATGGTGAGTTTGGGCAACAGAGAGTAGATCAAAATGTTTAGAGTGAAGGAGATATCTATAtagctatataaatatatataaatgtataagtatataaatatgtacattttggGCCTCATCATGatgcttgtgggatctcagttcctcaaccagggattgaacccaggctgtgGCAGTGAAaacctggaatcctaaccactaggccatcaGGGAACTCCCGGAGTGAAGAGTTTATAGcttggagaagaaagaaatgttgTGGAACAAGTAGGTTGGGGGGAATTAGAGAAGGTCTTGGTGCCTGGCTCAGGAGCTCATATCTGAAAGTCTTTCTCCTTGGATAGAACTGTGTTCTTTGTGGGGAGGCACACATAACCTGTCTGGTGTACTGTGGCAGGGAGGTATGGgatagaagggaagaaggaagtctGGATTCCTCAAACTGGCCCTCCCTCAGCAACTTCTCAAGCCAGTGCAATGGAGTTTGTtgggaatggaaagagaaaaacattcttaaaggagacagaaagtgagggaaaGAACTGAGTCCCTGATGTAACCCAGGAAAGGATCGCAGGCTCTTTGCATCATTTCCACATTATGTTGGTTTCCATGTCTTTCTCCCTTTGTAAAGTatgagcttcttgagggcagggattgtgCCTTGTCTGTCTTCGTACGCCTTACTTCTCTCCTAGTACTTGGCCCACAAGGTGTTCAATAAAGCaaattattaaccccattttacagatgaggaaactactGTTGACGGAGGTAACTCACCTTCCAAGACAACACAAGTGCCAAAGTCAAAACTGGATGTAAGTTCCAAACCAACTCTTCCAAGTTTGACACAACAGGTAGAtgagtgggagagggaagggaaagcaAGAAGtaattggagggcttccctagggcttcccgggtggcgcagtggttgagagtccgcctgccgatgccggggacacgggttcatgccccggtccgggaagatcccacatgccgcggagcggctgggcccgtgagccatggccgccgagcctgcgcgtccggagcctgtgctccgcaacgggagaggccgcaacagtgagaggcccgtgtaccgcaaaaaaaaaaaaaagtagttggaGATTTTGATACCAATTAATAGGCAACAGATATTGGTACCTAAAAATGCTGTGTTTATTAGCTGGGAGGAGGCTGAGTGGGACTGGATGGTCTGGAATATTAACACAGGGGAACCCACTGTGCTAGCTTATCCATTTAGATTAGACGATGCTGATTCTTCCCCATCTGCCTTGACCGACCTCACCTACGAGTGACTGCGGTGGGGACGCTATTGCATTTTATGTCAACATGGAGTCATACAATTAAATAATAGAATAGGATCTCTAATAGATTTAGAGAACAATGGCTCAGTACCTTGGACATGGCCGGTAGTCAATAAATGCTTAGCCAATAAGAGAAAAGAACCTTGAACTGGTATCTTGGTATAATCTAATTATAGAAGCTGAGTTACCTTGAGAAAGCGTTGGGCACAGCCCTCAGCCTTTGGGCAGACGAATAATGTCTTTGGACTAGACAGAAGAGTTGGTTATCTGCTCTCCTTTGAAGATCTCTAGGCAGGGAAACTCCAAACGActcatttgtttatctatttacccATATAAtggtcatttattgagcatctactgtgtgggGTGCTAGGTGATGGTGACAATCTCAGGGAGAAGTTTCAGTCCTCCCTGCCCTCGAGGAGCTCTGTGTCTAGAGAggaaacaaatatgtattaataaATCATgacaataaaatgtaataaaagttaaattaggGAGGGGCACACCCGTGCTAACTCCTCTGCCAATTTCATGTTTCAAACTCATCTGACCAAAGACTTGCTTTGGTATAAACTTAAGCTCTCTTACTGTACATTTTCTCCCTCTAATCTTTAACTAACTGCCCACCAGGTGTCTAGCACTGGCTCAAATAACTTGTCGAATTAAACCAAACCTCTCTCCGAAGGTTTTTCCAGCTGATACCCTTCTCTTTTGCAGCATAATCTCAACTGTGATGGGGACAGACAGGATGGTGTAGTGGTGAAGGCATCGGATTGTGACCCAATTCGTtgttcctactctgccatctgaTCTCTGCGTGGCCCTGGGATGTGAATTTAGGGAATTTCCTTAATAATCTCTAAATTCCCACGCAAGGTTGACAGCCTCAGTTCTTCGTCTGTGATGTTCCACGACATACCACCAGAGGGCAGCATAGAGACTCCTCCAAGGCGTTTCCCTCCAGAATCCTCCTTGTCGTGCCGCTAACATCATCGCTCGCCCGGCCTCCATCAGGTCCCACTAATGCCGGCTTAGTCGCCAAGGTGACTACTCTAAGGTGAGTCAGGCACATGAGGTAAAATGAGGCAGGCGCTGGGGCCCTCAGGAAAATTCAGGCCAGGCTGCTTGCCCAAGTGGTCCATTCATTATCTATTCTTTCTCTCATTATTAACTGAGTTCCCTCCATGAGCCACGCAGCACTAAAGGGAAACAGCAGTGAGTCAGAAAGGAGGGCCCCACCCTCCCGAGGCTTACCTTCTAGTGGGGGAAGTGAACAACAAGCAGATGCATACAGGTTGTATGTAATAGGCTATCACGTCCTGATAAGagctatgaagaaaaagaaggcaagagGAAGGACATAGCGAATGATATGGTCCGTGAGTGTGGGGCTGGAGGGCtacaattttaaataggaaaGTCAGAGAGGGCTTCTGAGAAGATGGCAGGTCACAAGGACTGAATGAAATGAGAGACTGAGCCAGGTCATGCAACGAtccagggagaagaggaaaagctAGCTATGTGTAGCCTACAGCATCAGGATACCAGGTAAAGACCCCAGCTACTGGTAGCGGGCATCATCTTAACGCCCGGAACTTGTGTCTGCAGCTCCAAAGGATAAATAATAATTTCTGTCTCCTAGGAGCATAGAGAGAATCAAGATAAATCCTGCACGTGCAGATGTTTATGACGAGCTGATTGTTACACTGTCGAGGAGGAGTCTGTCCTTCTCTGGTTCTAGTCCTGGGGCCCCAGAGAACAGAGCTGGACATGGGACGCCCGCCTCTCCAGTAGGATTCTGTGTTGACTGGTGTGTTACCTGTGTGTGGGGGTCATGCATCAGGCACCAGGGGCACACTGTGGGGTGAGAGAAGCTCCCTGCCCACGAGGAGCTCTCAGCCAGAGGGATTCGGACAGTccgggagaaggagagaggatggGCCCCTGCAGATCCCACCCCCGGAAACAGTGAGGGCCACAGCCTGCCTAGAAGTCCCTCCTGGGACAAGTCCTTCCAGCCTCTCCTAAGCACATTCAGACTCTGCCTCAGTCCCCGTTTTCACCCTTTCCTGCCGGATCAGGAGGGAGCTGGGTCTCTAATTCTGGGtgaccaaaaacaataaaatgcatgAATAGCAACAGCGGAAAGAATGACTATTTAATAGCTGAGTGTAACGAGCAGACAAGGGGTGCTGGTTTCCCTAACACTCGCTCCACAgaacagagaagaggaaaaatattattGTTACTCTGAGAGCTAATCACAGCCTTATATTCACCTCCTCGCAAGACAGGAGGGCTGGTGGCCAAATCAGATGTGGCTTGAGCAGAGCTATGAAGTCTCGGACTCTAGGAGCATGACCATCACTCAGCTGACTCCCGGCTGCTTGCAGGAaggcagggggaggaagggaaaagaacgAGGGCTGGGGGGACGCATCGCCTGTGGGCAGAGCCCCCTCCTGCCAAGTGTTTCCTCTACGGGATTCACTGGCTGAGGCTGCTCCTTGCTCTGACCCCGATCTTCACTCCCATGTCCCTGCTGTGGTACCCGGGTCCCTTGGAGGATGCAAGCGGGGTTGCTAAGAGGGTGAGAACAGGGCCGGGAAGAGCAAAAGTAGATGCTCGCCAGGTCAAGTTCCAGGAGGTCAGTCCTAGAGGAGAGACTGATGGACCAGGGAGCTGagggggagaagcaggaagggtgTAGCTGAGTATGGACCACACCGTGGAATATATTTTGAGGGAGTTGATGTATTTTGACGGGGTGGAGACTGCCCCCCAGAGCAGCAGTTCTCAGCCAGGGGTCACACGTTATGCTGGGGTGAGAGTCCCTGACAGAGTCACTTAGGCGATTTTTTTGCACAGCACTGCCTACCCCACCCCAGCATCAGATGAACGCCTTGTCCAGGGGAAATCCCCGTACTTCCTCTTCGCGGCCACGTGAGCTCTGCCATTTGTTAATGGAAGTGTGCTGTATCCCTCAGAGGAAAGAGCTCATCCAGGGGAGAGAAGAGTGGCTCAAGGGAACAGTCACTCACGAGGAATGAGGGCAGGACAGACAGGCCCAAGGGAGAGCACAGGTGGGTGGCTCTGTGTCAGAGCCCAGTTCACGTGCCTGCTGCCACTGCCCGGCTAGAccaagcactcttttttttttttttttttggctgtgttgcgtctttgtttctgtgcgagggctttctctagctgtggctagcgggggccactcttcatcgcagtgcgcggacctctcactgtcacggcctctcttgttgcggagcaggggctgcagacgcccaggctcagcagttgtggctcacgggcccagccactccgcggcatgtgggatcttcctggaccggggcacgaacccgtgtcccctgcatcggcaggcggactctcaaccactgcgccactgggcgCCTCTCTCTTCCACTCCCATTTTGGGTGCTAGGGGACGGTCAAGGGCTAGATTCgctggtagccactagccacaagtggctatttacatttaaataaattaaaattaagtaaaattaagaattcaGTTCCTCCAGTTGGTCATACTAGCCCCATTTCAAATGTTCAGTGGCCACATGGGCTcgtggctactgtattgggcagcacagagagagaacatttccatcatggcAGAAAGTTCTATGGACAGTGCTGGGCTGGGTCAGAAGCAGGgcaggagacagagaaagggagaaacgAGCCAAGGGCTCCGGCGGTAGGGCTGCCTCTGTGAGGAGACCAGGGCAGTGCGGGAATGAGAGTCCAGGccaggggagcagggagagggctgggtggGCTTGGGGAAGAGGCAGAGAACCTGACCCGACTCCCAGGTCCCGCCTTCCAATACTGATACTCTTGGCAATACCAGTGAGCAATTAATTGGCTGGGGTGGGGTCAGGTTCCAAGCGGAGGGAGGGGAATGCGATGCAGGAGGAACCACCCCCTCTTAGCAGGTCTCAGGGCTCTGGTCCTCCCGTCCTGCCCTTCATCCTTCAGGGACCCAGGATTCTGCTGGCCCTCCTTGGTCCTACCGTGGATCCTACCCAGACCAAGCTGGCTGCTTCCTGTTGCTCATCCAGGCTGGGCAGTCAATTAATGGGCGGCAGGGCCACCACCTTCCCAATTAGTCTTATTAGCCTCTTGCTCACACACTGGAGCCAGGGCCACCCCTCGGGGAGGGGCTGTGAGTGGCCTGTGAGTAACCAAGGCCCAGCTATGACAGGGGTCCTCAGCCCAGGCCTGTCTCCGGGCTGAGGCCTTGGCGTCCAGCACCTGCGGGCCGTCCCTGGAGCCCCCCGGAAGGGAGAGGTCAGGGAACTGGCTTTGGAGTGCAGACTCCAAAGGTCCGCTCACTGATGACACACGTAATAGCTGTGCGGCAAGCATGGTACTTGGGCAGTGACAGCAGGGCGTGGGGTGTAGATCCTTATACCCGGAGGAAGAGAGTGGAAGCTGAGTGAAGGGTCTCAGGGAAAGGGGGGCGTGGATCCAGAGGCTGTGGAGGGCTCCCAGGCGGGGTTAACCGTGAGGCGGGGGTGCGGGCCACAGCAGGTAGCCGGTACTGAAGGGAAAGTTGAAATGCCCACATCTGTGCGTGGAGGGAGGACGAGCAGTCAGAGAGGCCAACACTGGGGAAGGCAGGAGGGTGAAGGAGCCAGGGGACTGGGCCCCATGGTGAGGGTGGCCGCCCGGGAGTGAGCGGCCTTCAGGGCAGAGCACCTGGTTCCAGGTTAGGCAACGAGGAGCCCGGGCAGGCCAGCCAGGTGTTCCCAGGGCCATGGTGCCCCACACTGCTGCCACCCCTGCTGCTGAGTAGGCAATACCCAAACATTACTTCAGCTCCTCCCGGCCACAccaactcctccctcccccccctcccccccggcacctccacctccacctctcctcccctccccacagtgaCTCCTGCCCGGGAAATGTCCAGCCCTGACATAAAGGCCCTGGGTGTCCACGAGCTGCTGTCACTCAGGAGGCCACACAGTCCAAGATGGGCTCTGCGCGAGCATCCCGGATAGGGCTTGTGGGAGGGCGGGGGATGTTGGCATTGCTGCTGGCCAGTCTCCTCCTGCAAGGTAGGAGGCCGGGGGCCCTGGGCGcagagagagtggggagaggaggggggcaggACTGCAGATGCCAGGTCAGAGAAGGCTGGGGGGAGCCCTGCGTGGGGAGAGTCCAGGAGAGGACCCAGCGAGGGCGGAAGGGCAGGGGCTCTGGAATCTGATGCTTGAGTCTGGGGGCCGCTCCTCACTGCCTTGACACCTCAGGCAAACTgcttaaatttactgagcctcCGTTTCTGAAACTCTAAAAATGAGGCTAAAGTTAACACCTAGCTCTAGTTTCTCTCTGAGTCTCTAGGTAATGTGTGCCGCAGTGCCGTCGAACTCCTAGAGAGTTATCTCATGTTggctgctgttgttattattattattcgaGTGCTAGAAGATGGAGTCGATATTTAATAGTCATAATAGTTGTCACCATTCATAGGGCCCTTTTTATGTGCGAGACACTCCACCAGCACTTTAACGCATTAGCTCGTTTGATCGTTAGAAGGATGGTGTGAGAGAAGCGTCCTCACGCTACACGGGAAGACACTGAGGCTTGAAGAGCTTAGGAAACCGGCTCAAGCTCACAAATTAGAAAGCAGTTAAGCCGGGATCCAAACCCCAGGCTGGTGACTCTGGGGCCTGTGCTGTTGATCACGGTGACCTTGCCCATGGCCCCGTGGCTGTGTGGCATCCGAGGAGCAGAGGAGGagcgcggggtgggggtggggggctggctgATTAGTGCAGCAGAGTGAAGGGGGCGGGGCTgcgggcagagctggggtttggtGTGGAGGTGGATGCATTGAATTTCTTTCTGAGGAGAGAATGGGGAACTCACAGAGTGTGGAGACCTGGTTTTTGGTGGGGTGTTCAAAGGAGGAATGGCAGTAATAAATCATGTCTGATGCCTTCTGCTTTTGTAAAGCACCTTCTGCATGCGTGGTCACATCTAGTGCTCACCGTAACGCCGTGAGGAAGGTAGGGCAGATCTGGCCTCTCCAAATGTACGACCTGAAGTACGTGGCTCTGTCCACACCACTTGGGACCGGAGGTGGTTAAGGTGGGGAGTagaggaagggtggggggagggggagcctgGATGAGGAGCAAAGGGTTAGTTAAGGAAAGAAGTAGAGGCAGAAGCGGTCAGAtgtgggcctgggggcagggaggcacaCGGTGCTGGCCAGCGGGGAGACAACTGATAAAGGTCAGGGGCCTCGGAGGAGGGCTGCATCCTCGTGTCCCTGAGCTGGGCTCGGGGTGCAGGGTCCTGTCCTGCTGGTACAAGCGGGTTCTGAAGCAACAGTGCGTGCCCCCATGTCCTGGCCCCCACCCAGCTTTCCTGGCATGGGCGGTGCTGAGGCGGGAAGCAGAATTTCCATTCTGTACCCAAGCCTGGCCTCTTGAGGGGAAGCTGGCGACCCAATCATAATCCTCAAGTGTCCTGTCCTCTACTGctgtccccctgccctcccccactttctctttttctcagcgTCTGTTTGGCTATTTTCCCTCCCTTCTCAGTCCTCTGTGGTTCTGTCTTTCATCTCCTCCTTTCATCTGGTCCCACGGTCTCCCCCACTTCTCAGAGTCTCAGTCTCCCCCACTCTCCATCTCTTTGGGGTCTCCCTGCCTTTTCCACCCCAAACTCTCCCTGGGCTCCTCTCAGGAGAGATCAGAGTAGCAGATGACTGAGGTGGGTctgggaggggagaaagaaagtCCAGCCTCTCTGGCCCTTGCTAACCACTACTTTCCTCCCCAGGGACCTTGGCCAAGAGCATTGGGACCTTCTCAGACCCCTGCAGGGACCACACGAGTATCACCTCCCCCAGTGACCCCTGTCTCCTGGGGAAGGGGAGCTCCAGCAGCTTCAGTAGCCGAAGTGGCTCCAGCAGTTCCAGCAGTTTCCTTTCGAGTTCCAGTGGCTCCCGTGGTGGCTCCAGTGGCGGCTCCAGCGGCGGCTCCAGCGGGTCCATTGCTACCCGGGGTCGTTCTTCAGGATTTCCGTTATTTAAGCCGGGAACGGGGTATTCGCAGATAAGCTACTCCTCTGGACCTAGCCCTGGTCTACAGGGTGCATCTAGTTCCTCCCAGTCaggaagcctcagctcccagtctgGAGGAGGCTCGAGCTCTTCTGTTTCCCAGACCTCCTCGATGTCCAGCAGCAGTGGCCAGGAGGTCAACGCCAAGCTGAGTCCCTGTAGTTCCAACATCCCTGACTCTCCCTGCAGTGGGGGACCCATCGTCTCGCACTCTGGCCCCTACATCTCCAGCTCCCATTCTGTGTCTGGGGGTAAAATGcctgtagtggtggtggtggagcaGCATGGCTCTGGTGGCCCCGGAGTGGGTCAAAGCGTCCCCTGTAGCAATGGTGGCcttccagggaagccctgccccccCATCACCTCTGTAGGCAAATATGGCAGCTATGAGGTGGTGGGTGGCTCCTCTGACAGTTATCTGGTCCCAGGCATGACCTACATCAGGGGCAAAATCTACCCGGTGGGCCACTTCATCAAAGAGCACCCCATCAAAGGCTCTCCAGGGGTTCCCTCCTTTGCAGCCGGGGCCCCCATCTCTGAGGGCAAATACTTCTCCAGCATCCCCATCATCCCCAGCCACAGCTCTTCTAGTTCCAACATCTACCAGTCGGGAGCTTCCTCGGCCATTGTGTTCCAGCCGGTGGGCTCTGGTGGGGTCCTGCCCTATGGCGTTGGCTCCAAGGGCTCTAAGGAGCCCTGCTCCCTCTCTAGCTCTGGAGTCCACAGCAGCTCTAGCCTTTCCAGCAGTTCTGGTTCATCTTTCCAGCCCTGTGGTGGTGTTTCCCAGAGGCCCAGCTCCTCACCAGGCACTGGCTCCTTCAGTGGCAGCTCCAGCTCCCAATCCCATGGCAAAATCATCCTCCAACCCTGTGGCAGCAAGTCCAGCTCTTCTGGTCACTCTTGCATTTCTGTCTCCTCTTCAACATTGAGTAGGCGTCGAGCTGGCTCTTCCCAACATGACCCCTCAGCTGGTGCCAAGCCCTGTGGCTTTGGCAGCTCTGGAACGATCCCCTGCCACTCCATCCGGGACATCCTAACCCAAGTGAAACCCCTGGGGCCCCAGCTAGCTGACCCCGAAGTTCTCCTACCCCAGGGAGAGTTACCTAACAGTCCATAAAGCAGAGTTTGCCTACACACACGtgcaggcgcacacacacacacacacacacacacacacgcacacgcacgcacgcaccgTCTCCCAGGTGGGAGAAGTCCAGGAGCCCAGCCATGGGGGTAGCTCAGTTTTCTTCCACCCTCCCAAGACAGCTGCTCTGCTTCCCCCGTTGTCCCAATGTGGCAGACTCTCCCTATCAGCTCTTCTTTCTTTACCTCCCCAGATTGTAGGCTCCAAATCCCTTTCCTCATTCTCTCCTACTGTTTAGATTCCCATTGTACTGCAGTGCCCTCCCTGCCAGATACCCTCTCCCTAGCATTTCCTCTGCCATTTCTTTGAGACAGTATAGTCCATTGGCTAACCCTACTCATTCCGATTCTTGACTGGGAACCCCCTGAAATGTCCTACAGTAACTCTGATGCCTGGACAagccatcccctccccaccccacgcccCCCCTTTGCCAAATAAAGCACAATGCAAACAGTTATTTGAAAACAGTGACCATTTTTCACTGATCTCATTTCACCATCTGGTCAACCAGCATGATATCCTGTTGGGTTCTCACACTCCCAATTCCACTCCCACGCTCCATTATAGAGCTCAGCACACCCTTTCTGAGTTCCCAACATTCCTCTTTGTCTCTCAAGGTCTCCATCTCAGTCCCCCTTCCTGGCTGCCACTTCTCTCAACGTTCAGAGGCTTCCCTGTGTGTAG
This genomic interval from Lagenorhynchus albirostris chromosome 10, mLagAlb1.1, whole genome shotgun sequence contains the following:
- the CDSN gene encoding corneodesmosin, with the protein product MGSARASRIGLVGGRGMLALLLASLLLQGTLAKSIGTFSDPCRDHTSITSPSDPCLLGKGSSSSFSSRSGSSSSSSFLSSSSGSRGGSSGGSSGGSSGSIATRGRSSGFPLFKPGTGYSQISYSSGPSPGLQGASSSSQSGSLSSQSGGGSSSSVSQTSSMSSSSGQEVNAKLSPCSSNIPDSPCSGGPIVSHSGPYISSSHSVSGGKMPVVVVVEQHGSGGPGVGQSVPCSNGGLPGKPCPPITSVGKYGSYEVVGGSSDSYLVPGMTYIRGKIYPVGHFIKEHPIKGSPGVPSFAAGAPISEGKYFSSIPIIPSHSSSSSNIYQSGASSAIVFQPVGSGGVLPYGVGSKGSKEPCSLSSSGVHSSSSLSSSSGSSFQPCGGVSQRPSSSPGTGSFSGSSSSQSHGKIILQPCGSKSSSSGHSCISVSSSTLSRRRAGSSQHDPSAGAKPCGFGSSGTIPCHSIRDILTQVKPLGPQLADPEVLLPQGELPNSP